The following proteins are co-located in the Branchiostoma lanceolatum isolate klBraLanc5 chromosome 16, klBraLanc5.hap2, whole genome shotgun sequence genome:
- the LOC136421985 gene encoding uncharacterized protein, translated as MDDSSNEGPFEKRHYDDAVRANDGLLQNHSLHQCLEGDLEAISPEPASLRLQTDTDGITLELNSLQAIRPPSDVFVATRWKPKCCRKLVEKMTPSWIYRSVQLQKYGRDVPGAFLCQSLCGTNILLCASLRWDADSQAASDFYDELGSSTLGNWLSQRAESLLKRTWDELRRLAPTSNTLLHNLARQKLNTGIPLRVYKADWLQFAMAFDSALAQLTAGDGEMCPFAVRIVLECFGQKMPHNTANDAAQLDEVNATPNVNPLKTLADLRIRKEFVGTSALHIGVSVGLQDRAVSTLWHRNLRVSLFNQNWQKYNVMGMDDVINITTRKDRKPAAALSRAMTTDTFDLTYAQAYNPLSSKMSSGWTKSLTNGLPVTLAAASGLALHKATKSTHDFVQTALDGTVQASLEEITMDLNPATYARFEVVLTCDGEDLSSEAATEQVKYLVATLRRELSGPIPVIIPVHSTVLHRFAHRTLTDLTKPIHAANVDTTQGHSRLEVTTIAISEVLFRLLLVGRVDGRESAYLHGLGIRPDSPWNGFTTVAEPSDTTGWTVKKGLVDTWAREGVLCAPPWRLLSANDNGMFCRMHRTLSVILTTCEDHPERGSDLAAAFAEIYWTHVRTELTQIMLSRNMRALLPIDGIDALFDGTLEGRGVRVTGKIDVAKVTDMLCDVAPANLPTFCSFEAVVDAISRQGISAESLRHQMLELLRQDRELTTFPYVDVKKGRLKAVRAGFLLRVQGGEHVYRDICIRANAIVSGDFGARLKRESLDPSKSWVTQVLQRIETVSNENTTLTTNCIAFVYAVLLHKRGFKLNVAAIKKFRCNRHIPVMKLQEANVLGRGMSGRLNEAHQDIVRLTNIPDRRRMVNGSLSTSPSDDESDRRCRAKPPKRRFPLSDESEDTARAGL; from the exons ATGGACGACTCGTCCAACGAAGGCCCCTTCGAGAAAAG GCATTACGACGATGCTGTCCGAGCGAACGACGGTCTCCTACAAAACCATTCACTTCATCAATGCTTGGAAGGAGATTTGGAGGCGATTTCACCCGAACCAGCGTCCCTTCGGCTTCAGACAGACACCGACGGCATTACACTAGAGCTGAATTCCCTCCAGGCAATTCGCCCTCCATCAGACGTGTTTGTTGCAACAAGGTGGAAGCCAAAATGCTGCAGAAAACTGGTGGAAAAAATGACGCCGTCCTGGATCTACAGGTCTGTTCAACTTCAAAAGTATGGAAGGGATGTTCCCGGTGCATTTCTTTGTCAGTCATTATGTGGAACCAATATATTGCTGTGCGCATCTTTAAGATGGGATGCAGACTCCCAAGCCGCCTCAGATTTCTACGACGAACTCGGCTCCTCTACCCTGGGAAACTGGCTGTCGCAGCGTGCCGAGAGTTTGTTGAAACGGACATGGGATGAACTACGGAGACTGGCACCCACATCGAACACCCTTCTCCATAACTTAGCGAGACAGAAACTTAACACCGGTATCCCTCTCAGGGTGTACAAGGCTGACTGGTTGCAATTCGCCATGGCGTTTGACAGCGCCCTGGCGCAACTGACGGCTGGAGACGGAGAGATGTGCCCCTTCGCCGTAAGGATAGTTCTTGAGTGCTTCGGCCAGAAAATGCCACATAACACCGCGAATGATGCCGCTCAGCTTGATGAGGTCAATGCCACTCCTAATGTCAATCCGCTTAAGACCCTCGCCGACCTAAGAATTCGAAAAGAATTCGTGGGAACATCAGCCCTGCATATAGGTGTGTCAGTCGGCTTGCAGGATCGTGCCGTGTCCACGCTTTGGCACCGAAACTTACGCGTCAGCTTGTTCAACCAGAACTGGCAAAAGTACAACGTAATgggtatggatgacgtcatcaacatcacgactagaaaagacagaaaaccTGCAGCAGCTCTGTCCCGCGCGATGACAACCGATACATTTGATCTCACCTACGCCCAAGCATACAACCCGCTGTCTTCAAAAATGTCAAGCGGTTGGACGAAATCACTGACAAACGGGCTTCCAGTCACCTTAGCAGCGGCCTCAGGTCTTGCACTCCACAAGGCCACAAAGTCCACACACGACTTTGTACAAACGGCCCTAGATGGGACGGTACAAGCCAGTCTCGAAGAGATAACAATGGATTTAAACCCTGCTACGTATGCACGTTTTGAAGTGGTGCTGACATGTGATGGTGAGGATTTATCAAGTGAAGCTGCCACAGAACAGGTGAAATATCTGGTGGCGACGCTGAGGCGGGAACTTTCCGGCCCTATACCAGTCATCATACCGGTCCATTCAACTGTCCTCCATCGGTTCGCCCACAGAACCCTGACCGACCTGACAAAGCCAATTCACGCGGCCAACGTGGACACCACGCAAGGGCACTCCCGTCTGGAAGTAACTACCATAGCAATATCTGAAGTGCTTTTCCGTCTTCTGCTTGTCGGGCGGGTGGATGGGCGGGAAAGCGCTTATCTCCACGGTTTGGGGATCCGGCCAGACAGTCCTTGGAATGGGTTCACTACCGTCGCAGAACCCAGCGACACCACCGGATGGACGGTAAAGAAAGGGCTTGTCGACACATGGGCCCGAGAAGGCGTGCTGTGCGCGCCTCCATGGCGTCTCCTTTCAGCCAATGACAACGGCATGTTTTGCCGCATGCACCGAACATTGTCTGTCATTCTCACTACTTGTGAGGACCACCCAGAGAGAGGCAGTGACTTGGCAGCAGCATTTGCTGAAATCTACTGGACGCACGTTAGAACTGAACTCACCCAAATAATGTTGTCCAGGAATATGCGAGCCCTACTACCCATAGACGGAATAGATGCCCTGTTCGATGGTACGCTTGAGGGGAGAGGGGTAAGGGTTACTGGGAAAATAGACGTTGCAAAGGTGACTGACATGCTCTGTGATGTTGCCCCGGCCAACCTACCGACGTTTTGTAGCTTCGAGGCAGTGGTGGATGCAATCTCCAGACAGGGAATCTCGGCAGAGAGTCTGAGACACCAGATGTTAGAACTTCTCCGACAAGACAGGGAACTGACAACATTTCCGTATGTCGACGTAAAGAAAGGCAGACTGAAGGCCGTCAGGGCGGGATTTCTGCTCAGGGTACAGGGAGGAGAACACGTCTACCGCGATATCTGCATCCGGGCAAATGCAATAGTGTCTGGGGACTTTGGAGCTCGGCTGAAACGAGAATCTCTTGACCCATCCAAGTCGTGGGTCACCCAAGTTCTGCAGAGAATTGAAACGGTTTCCAACGAAAACACGACGCTGACGACCAACTGCATTGCCTTTGTATATGCCGTGCTTCTCCACAAGAGGGGATTCAAGCTCAATGTTGCTGCTATCAAGAAATTCAGGTGCAACAGACACATTCCGGTTATGAAGTTACAAGAGGCCAACGTCCTGGGAAGGGGTATGTCAGGGCGTCTTAACGAGGCACACCAGGACATTGTCAGGTTGACAAACATTCCGGACAGGCGTCGCATGGTCAACGGCAGTCTGTCTACTTCGCCTAGTGATGATGAATCCGATAGGAGATGCAGAGCAAAACCTCCTAAACGGAGATTCCCGCTATCGGACGAAAGTGAGGACACAGCTAGAGCTGGACTGTAG
- the LOC136422178 gene encoding histone H2B-like, with amino-acid sequence MSDKPRVTGDKKRRKRRKRRNTTFDVYVNKVLKLMHPGTRLSRMTMAIVNSFLNDILQRISVEASLLAHYNKRSTIGPRELQTAVRLILPGQLAKFSAIEGTKAVRRYASSK; translated from the coding sequence ATGTCCGACAAACCCAGGGTcacaggagacaagaagcgtcgaaagagaagaaagagaaggaaCACAACCTTCGATGTCTACGTAAACAAGGTCCTTAAACTGATGCACCCCGGGACCAGACTTTCAAGAATGACCATGGCCATCGTGAACTCCTTTCTGAACGACATCTTACAGCGGATCTCTGTCGAGGCTTCTCtcctggctcactacaacaagcgctccacaaTCGGCCCCCGGGAACTCCAGACAGCCGTGAGGCTGATTTTACCCGGCCAACTGGCCAAGTTCTCCGCCATCGAAGGCACCAAGGCCGTCAGAAGGTACGCCAGCTCCAAGTGA